gtatcggctggggacatctctgcgctgctgatccgcctccgcttgggatggtttcctgctggctccgctatggatgggactctcgctgctgtgttggatccgctttggactggactttcgcgactgtgttggatccattatagattgaactttcacagtatcatgttagacccgctcgacatccattgctttcctcctctccaaggttctcatagtcatcattgtcaccgacgtcccactgggtgtgagttttccttgcccttatgtgggcctaccgaggatgtcgtagtggtttgtgcagccctttgagacactagtgatttagggctatataagtaaacattgattgattgattgattgacttaaatgcttctactgaggtagcatctcgaactttgttcgcacaaaatatgcaatattatccccccaaaatatttgaaagtgaaattgttccagtgaagtaattggagccttgagcaggtcaataacagtccgcatggcagctttgtgttattagtgtcaacattgcaactcatTCTTGTTatatgtcactgtttactcttttattacacttttttatgtttaaatgggaacattatcagcagacctatgtaagcgtcaatatataccttgatggtgcagaaaaaagaccatctatttttttaaccgatttccgaactctaaatgggtgaattttggcgaattaaacgcctttctgtttatcgcgctggaggcgatgacgtcagaatgtgacgtcgccaaggtaacacacccaccattttcattttcaacacattacaaacaccgggtctcagctctgttattttccgttttttggactattttttggaaccttggagacatcatgcctggtgggtgtgttgtcggagggtgtaacaacactaacagggagggattcaagttgcaccactggccccaagatgccaaagtgtctgccgccagacccccattgaatgtgccagagtgtctccacatttgaccggcgatgctaagacagacatggcacagagatgtatggataacctgcagatgcatttacaactgtaaagtcaacaaaatcacaaaggtgagttttgttgatgttgactgccagctaatccatgctaacatgccacgctaatcgatgctaacatgctatttaccggcggtgctaaagcagacatggcacagagatgtatggataacctgcagatgcatttgcaactatattacgtttccttccacccacatttaatgcgaaacaaacacttaccaatcgacggatttaagttgctccagtgtcacaagatgcgaaagtcctgatcgtttggtccgcacattttaccggcgatgctaacgcagctattcggccatgctatggctatgaatagcgtcaatagctattcgctcagtagcttcagtttcttcttcaatactttcatactccaaccatctgtttcaatacatgcgtaatctgttgaatcgcttaagtcgctgaaatccgagtttgaatccgagctaatgtcgctatatcttgctgtggtattcccattgtttgtttacattggcagcactgtgtgacgtcacagggaaatggacagtacagtcacatcgcaaatagcacaaatcaagcactttcaagctgtttttagggatattccaggaccggtaaaattttgaaaaaaacttcaaaaaatacaacaagccactgggaactgatttttattgtttttaacccttttgaaattgtgataatgttcccctttaaaatttgtatcatagtattttttagaatgggccgggggccattCACAAATGGCTCTCGGGCCGCACATTGGACACACCTGCCTTATATGCTAATGTAACAGTTTTGATGGCTGGGGCACATTCTGTCTTCATCTTCCTCTTCCGACACTTatttttgtcttcttgtgtctGCAGGCAATTCCAGGGCAAAGCGGAAGAAACCTCTGCAGCCCCTCATTAAAGAAGAAATGCTGGgggagcatcttgaaggactggagacGTTCCCGGCCATCGGTGTCATTGTGAAGAGTGAATATGATGAGGTCAGAGGTGAAAGTGAAGAGGAGCCTCCGAGCAGCAGCTTGACTCGACACGTGGCGACAGAAGCTGATGAAGACCACCTCAttgctccactatcagatagtgaggacataCAGTCAGCAGACACTGATGACGAGGACTCTAAAGCTGATCAAACACATCACGCTAAGAACACACGCTTCCAATGCTCTCGCTGTGACAAAACCTTTGCTAACAAGGGGaacctgaaaagacacatgagaaatCACACGGATGAGAAACCTTTCACGTGCTCAGTTTGCAAGAAACGATTTTCTTGCCGCGATCAAATGATGTCGCACGTGAGGAAACACTTCTCCTGCTCAATCTGCAAGAAAAGCTTTGGTCATCGTTCAACACTGTACAAACACAGGCGAACGCATGCCAAGGAGAAACCTTTCCCTTGCTCGTTCTGCGGCCATAGATTTTCTCACAGTGCACATTTGATAAGGCACACACGAATACACACAGGGGAGAAACCTTTCACCTGCTCTGTGTGCGGTCAAAAATTCACTCAAAATGCAAATTTAATCCGACACTCAAgaagacacacaggagagaaaccCTTTTCTTGCTCATTGTGCGGTCGGAGATTTTCTCAAAACGCGAATTTGGTCAATCACTCCAGAATTCATACTGGAGAGAAGCCTTTTACCTGCTCAGTCTGTTCCATGAGTTTTCGATATCGGACCGTATTGGTTCGTCACATGAGGATGCACACCGAGTTAAAGAGGAGGCTGAAAGGTGACTCCGACGAGGACGACCAGGTGAATTGAAAAGTAAATACGATATGCTGTGATGTGTTAGTCTGTTTGTAAATATACTTTGTTTTACTAAAATCATAATTTCCTTCAGGAGATTAATAAAGTATCGCTTCAATTCGTGATTTATACTCATTATGTGAAAAATACATTGTTAACACTGACACTCGTAATAATCGAAACACATACAAATATCAAAAGATGAAGAGCTTTATTCTGGAGAAATGACACTTGAAGCAGCTGAGGATTTATGTGTGCGTACAACACATGTATTACAAAGTGTTATGCTTAATGTACAATGAGCGAACATTTGAGAGGTACATTATTTTAATATTCGGATACAcctaatatacaaaccctgtttccatatgagttgggaaattgtgttagatgtaaatataaacagaatacaatgatttgcaaatccttttcaagccatattcagttgaatatgctacaaagacaacatatttgatgttcaaactcataaactttatttattttattttttttaaataataatcaacttagaatttcatggctgcaacacgtgccaaagtagttgggaaagggcatgttcaccactgtgttacatcaccttttcttttaacaacactcaataaacgtttgggaactgaggaaactaattgttgaagctttgaaagtagaattctttcccattcttgttttatgtagagcttcagttcttcaacagtccggggtctccgctgtcctattttacgcttcataatgcaccacacattttccatgggagacaggtctggactgcaggcgggccaggaaagtacccgcactctttttttaccaagccacgctgttgtaacgcgtgctgaatgtgacttggcattgtcttgctgaaataagcaggggcgtccatgaaaaagacggcgcttggatggcagcatatgttgttccaaaacctgtatgtacctttcagcattaatggtgccttcacagatgtgtaagttagccatgccttgggcactaatgcacccccataccatcacacatgctggctttcaactttgcatcgataacagtcttgatggttggcttccctttggtccggatgacaccatgtccaatatgttggcctaccgaggaagtcgcagtggtttgtgcaacccaatttgaaatgtggacttttcagactacataacacttttccactttgcatcagtccatcttagatgatctcaggcccacagaagccggcggcgtttctggatgttgttgataaatggctttcgctttgcatagtaagagctttaacttgcacttacagatgtagcgaccaactgtatttagtgacagtggttttctgaagtgttcctgagcccatgtggtgatatcctttagagactgatgttggtttttgatacagtgccgtctgagggatggaaggtcatggtcattcaatgttggtttccggccatgccgcttacgtggagtgatttctccagattctctgaaccttttgatgatattatggagcgtagatgttgaaatccctaaatttcttgcaatgtcactttgagaaaggttgttcttaaactgtttgactatttgctcacacagttgtggacaaaggggtgtacctcgccccatcgtttcttgtgaaagactgagcatttcatggaagctgcttttatacccaatcatggcacccacctgttcccaattagcctgcacacctgtgggatgttccaaataaatgtttgatgagcagtccccaactttatcagtttttattgccaattttcccaacttctttgtcacgtgttgctggcatcaaattctgaagttaatgattatttgcaaaaaaaaaataacattttgagtttgaacatgaaatatgttgtctttgtagcatattcaactgaatatggcttgaaaaggatttgcaaatcattgtattctgtttatatttacatctaacaccatttcccaactcatatggaaacagggtttgtactttaaaaCTGTGATGTCCAACTTTGTTCCACCCAGGGCCACACTGAAAAATGATAGCCTGCCGGAGAAATCTTGACATTTTCAAaaccatcgatccatccattttataccgcttattcccttttagggtagcggggagcgctggtgcctatctcagctacaatcggcccaacacaatctatacatttgtattttatttttttaaacttttaggTTTCTCTTCAAATTTGGTCCaagagtctcagtcataaaattgttggaaataaatcaaatgttttgtattattattcaacaCGTTTTTATACGCTCTAGATACATTTCAGGTCTAAATGTCGATATGAAGTTAGTCAAATGTTTCATGCTCTTTTTGTCAGagaaaacccaatttttgtaactCAAACACATGATAtacaatatttaatgtgatgtaactGGAGCCTTAAATAGATCTATATTTCATAACACAGTTAGTATAAattagtgaattgtgaattatatttatatagcactatttctcaagtgactcaaagcgctttacatagtgaaacccgatatctaagttacattcaaaccagtgtgggtggcactgggagcaggtgggtaaagtgtcttgcccaagggcacaacggcagcgactaggttggcagaagcgggaattgaacctgcaaccctcaagttgctggcacggccactctaccaaccgagctaaaccgccccagctgtatttttttaactatccTTGATCAAAACAACAATTAATTGATGTTTTGATCAaggatagttaaaaaaaaaaaatcaaagtacaattcttagggatccaaaaagcccgtaaaagtgttaaaaataagtattactttttttaaaaaacttaagTCTCTAGAATCAACTTTGGCCATACgtttttgtcattattattatttatcattgtTCGTTTGAAGGACTTTTTGTACAAATAAACAACTTTTTTTGTATGTCAAATACTCAAaccatgcaacattttccccgaaaaatctttttattttgatgtgacgtaattgaacTTTTAGAAGGTCAATGACTCAGCACAATGTTGCATGGATTCATTATTATGTGAGCAATGACAGCTTCAAAGAAAAAATTGTGTGGcagctttcaatcaatcaatcaatgtttacttaaatcactagtgtctcaaagggctgcacaaaccacaacacaaaccacctcgacatcctcggtaggcccacataagggcatggAAAACTACAACTTCTTCTTGAATTTCACCCGTTTGCGCTGTTATTCctccttttaaatgttttttttttttttttttttttattaaatagcaTTTTTTGAAATTGTCGCGGGTTGTTTAAAAGTCACCGCAGGCCACAATTTGTAAAGCAGCTTTAAAACAAACAGCAGTGCAAGGTCGCACCACGCGAAGTTCGAATGTATTTTGTCCCTTCTGCTTTGCCGTCAACACTCCCAAGATGGCGGATAGTGTGCGCATGCGCAAAGTTGGTTTGCCGCACCCGTCATTTTTGTATCCAACAGTCGACCAAGTCTCTGCTCGTCTATCTCCTTCTTGTCTCACATTAGCAATACTGGCGACGTTACGTTTAAAAGTGCAGCTTCTCCTCTTTCTATTATTCTAATATTGGTAGTTTTGCGTCGATATAAACTAGTCGCAGTTGACTTTGGAGCTAATGGggctagcttagcttgttagccgcgAACAAAGAGAGGCGGGAGTTGGCCAAACATCATCAAAGTGGACATTTTAAGTAATTTCAAGTGTGGAAGAAGAAGTATATGTTGTGTTGAAGAAGAAGAGTAGCGCAGTGGGAGGATGAAGGTCTGCAAGAAAAGAGGAGAAGAAGCAACAAGGAGGAGCATCAAGTTGAAGTCAGGTTAGTGATTGATTGACAGCCAACTGCTGACCTTTAACCCGCAGACTCGGGGCGACCTGCTAAAAGTTGTCTGAACGCGTGGATGTAAGACATGTGTGCTTGGACATTTAAAggcgaacattatcacaatttcaaaagggataaaaacaataaaagtcagttcccagtggcttgttgtattttttgaatttttttcaaaatttttaccggtctcggaatatcccaaaataaagctttaaagtgccttattttcgctctctgcgaagacactggccatttccctgtgacgtcacacagtgctgccaatgtaaacaaacaatgggaataccacagcaagatatagtgacattagctcggattcaaactcggatttcagcgacttaagcgattcaacagatcacgcatgtattgaaacagatggttggagtatgaaagtattgaagaagaaactgaagctattgagcgaatagctattgacgctattcatagccatagaatggccgaatagctgcgttagcatcgccggtaaaatgtgcggaccaaacgatcaggactttcgcatcttgtgacactggagcaacttaaatccgtcgattggtaagtgtttgtttcgcattaaacgtgggtggaaggaaacgtaatatagttgcaaatgcatctgcaggttatccatacatctctgtgccatgtctgccttagcatcgccgctcaaatgtggagacactctggcacattcaatgggggtctggcggcagacactttggcatcttggggccagtggtgcaacttgaatccctccctgttagtgttgttacaccctccgacaacacacccaccaggcatgatgtctccaaggttccaaaaaatagtccaaaaaacggaaaataacagagctgagacccggtgtttgtaatgtgttgaaaatgaaaatggtgggtgtgttacctcggcgacgtcacattctgacgtcatcgcctccagcgcgataaacagaaaggcgtttaattcgccaaaattcacccatttagagttcggaaatcggttaaaaaaatagatggtcttttttctgcaccatcaaggtatatattgacgcttacataggtctgctgataatgttcccctttaaacaatgaGCCCCCAAAGTTAAATATGACATAGTTGtgagtggccctgcgatgaggcggtgacttgtccagggtgtaccctgccttccgcccgattgtagctgcgataggcgccagcgccccccgcaaccccaaaagggaataagcgttagaaaatggatggatggatagttgtgaGTGCGTGCAAGTGAACATAATGTAGTTGCAaacataggctgaccatattctgaaatccccaaaAGAGGACACACACATGCATCTGAGGATGTATCTTACAACCAtttaaataaaaccttttttctcctctgttgacagcagtgttggcgctaggaattctCAAAATGGGgtccatggaccccatcaagtcataaaaatggggccccacagtaaatttttggggtcgcaCCTTTTCGTAAGAGTTTAGAAAagaaatgataaacgtatgcattgtcctgttatatctcacattctatgggcggcatagctcggttggtagagtggctgtgccagcaacttgagggctgcaggttcgattcccgcttccgccatcctagtcactgccgttgtgtccttgggcaagacactttacccacctgctcccagtgccacccacactgctttaaatgtaacttagatattgggtttcactatgtaaagcgctttgagtcactagagaaaagcgctatataaatataattcacttcactatgttgTGTTTTGGGAAAAGGTTGTCATACATGTTACttaattcagttaaaaaaatgatataaaaaaagacaactttgtatgcatatgtaaatgtattccgtTCCAAACATTCATTCAGTTTGTTCTTTccatcatggatctaaactttaccgctgctggtagtttgttctatgtttttatttaataagttgtaggtgtggggagagtggccgtgccagcaacctgagggttcctggttcaatccccaccttctaccaaccttgtcacgcctgttgtgtccttgagcaagacacttcaatcaatcaatcaatgtttatttatatagccccaaatcacaaatgtctcaaaggactgcacaaatcattacgactacaacatcctcggaagaacccacaaaagggcaaggaaaactcacacccagtgggcagggagaattcacatccagtgggaagccagtgacaatgctgactatgagaaaccttggagaggacctcagatgtaggccccgcccacctccaaagacatgcacctggggataggccactcccacttccaaagacatgcacctggggataggcccctcccacctccaaaaacatgcacctggggataggctcctcccacttccaaagacattcacctgggggtaggcccctcaagcctccaaaaacatgcacctgggggtaggcccctcccacttccaaagacatgcacctggggataggcccctcccacttcccaagacatgtacctggggataggttgattggcaacactaaatggtccctagtgtgtgaatgttgtctatctgtgttggacctgtgatgatgtccagggtgtaccccgctttccgcctgaatgcggctgagataagatccagcaccccccgcgaccccaaaagggacaagcggtaggaaatggatggaagattCAAAGTAAAATATTATTAGTACCTCAGTTATGTGGGAGAGTCATTACATTCACTTCATACTAGTGTTGTCCcccatatcaatattttggtaccggtaccattatgtatttcaatacttttcgataattttctaaaaaaaaaaaagggactacAAAAAATGGCGTTATTGTGTTTATTGTAACAACATTTTTTAGGgtgcatgaaacatatgtttattattattttagaccttaaataaaatgttgaacatactagacaacttgtcttttggtaATAAgtatgtcagcatgtctgtgatacGCCAACATTTGAAGCGGAGAACGATGTCGGACGTCTGGAGGGAGGATGCTTAGTCCGCCTTGCTAAGAGTGTTAGCTTCTACCTTGTTAGACAGCTAACAAGTGTgacacaaagttgtgtgaaaaataactttATCATTTTAGCCAAAATCCGCAGCTAAACTTTGTCTCCATCAATTCAAATACTTTTTAAAGCAGTGTAGggttgtcacgataccaatattttggtgccggtcccaaaatgtatttcgatacttttcgattattttcttaataaaggggaccacaataaatgttgttattgtctttattgtaacaaaaaattttagcgtacatgaaacatatgtttattattgtcatttagtccttaaataaaatgttgaacatactagacaacttgtcttttagtagtaagtaaacaaataaagacCTTGTTTTTACGTCAGCACGTCTGTGATACGTCAATATTTAAAGCGGAGAACGATGTCAGACGTCTGGAGGGAAGATGCGTGGTCCGCCTCGCCAAGAGTGTTAGCTTCTACCTTGCTAGCCAGCTAACAAGTGTGagacaaagttgtgtgaaaaataacttaAACTATCATTTTAGTCAGAATCagccagctaaactttgtctCCATCAATTCAAATACTTTTTAAAGCAGTGTAGCGttctcccgataccaatattttggtaccggtcccaaaatgtatttcggtacttttcgatacttttctaaataaaggggaccacaaaaaatgtccttattgtctttatttgaacaaaaaatgttagggtacgtgaaacatatgtttattattgtcctttagtccttaaataaaatgttgaacatactagacaacttgtcttttagtagtaggtaaacaaacaaagactcctaattagtctgttgtagtaaatgggttgtacttgtttagcgcttgtctacctttttaagggactcaaagcgctttgacactatttccacatttacccattcacacacatatcgtgtcctttatctacctattatttggtctacat
Above is a genomic segment from Nerophis ophidion isolate RoL-2023_Sa linkage group LG02, RoL_Noph_v1.0, whole genome shotgun sequence containing:
- the LOC133547253 gene encoding gastrula zinc finger protein XlCGF8.2DB-like, whose protein sequence is MCKVEMLRVLVKQRLTAAVEEIFVVLERTIAEYEEELSRRKEENERQRQLLDALFSKHQVVAHRKGNSRAKRKKPLQPLIKEEMLGEHLEGLETFPAIGVIVKSEYDEVRGESEEEPPSSSLTRHVATEADEDHLIAPLSDSEDIQSADTDDEDSKADQTHHAKNTRFQCSRCDKTFANKGNLKRHMRNHTDEKPFTCSVCKKRFSCRDQMMSHVRKHFSCSICKKSFGHRSTLYKHRRTHAKEKPFPCSFCGHRFSHSAHLIRHTRIHTGEKPFTCSVCGQKFTQNANLIRHSRRHTGEKPFSCSLCGRRFSQNANLVNHSRIHTGEKPFTCSVCSMSFRYRTVLVRHMRMHTELKRRLKGDSDEDDQVN